One segment of Rhodothermales bacterium DNA contains the following:
- a CDS encoding bacteriophage abortive infection AbiH family protein, translating into NHDYQYEMGEVLEALSRRLVEAIAEWIGGVPIPNPGHLPLLLRVEPDSRFISFNYTSTLEKLYGVDPRRVLYIHGSSESGGGPIVLGHGWKQESVGHSDEWDEELRERDPRVQEGEQIIQQYFQDTLKPTAAIIEQNQAFFDSLAGVGEVYVLGHALSPVDLPYFKSIVDATSGAPPRWLVSYYAPSEKESHTEALRSIGVEGDRLDLYPIRKFIRTSCADRVIEGDLSTLWNG; encoded by the coding sequence AACCACGACTACCAATACGAGATGGGGGAGGTGCTCGAAGCCCTGTCGCGTCGGCTTGTCGAGGCGATTGCGGAGTGGATCGGTGGCGTGCCTATACCAAACCCCGGCCATCTCCCTCTCCTCTTGAGGGTAGAACCCGACTCTAGATTCATCTCTTTTAATTACACGAGCACGCTAGAAAAACTTTACGGCGTCGACCCGCGCCGTGTGCTATACATCCATGGATCGAGCGAATCGGGTGGGGGGCCTATCGTACTGGGACACGGCTGGAAGCAGGAATCCGTCGGGCATTCTGACGAATGGGATGAGGAACTCCGTGAGCGGGACCCGAGGGTGCAAGAGGGTGAACAAATCATCCAACAGTACTTCCAAGACACGCTCAAGCCGACGGCGGCCATCATCGAGCAAAACCAGGCTTTTTTCGATTCACTCGCAGGTGTAGGAGAGGTTTACGTCTTAGGCCATGCTCTCTCGCCGGTCGACCTCCCATACTTCAAATCGATCGTAGACGCGACCAGCGGAGCTCCGCCCCGCTGGCTCGTCTCCTATTATGCACCCAGCGAAAAAGAGAGCCACACCGAGGCTCTCCGATCCATCGGAGTCGAGGGAGATCGACTTGACCTTTATCCGATCCGTAAGTTCATCCGTACCTCGTGCGCAGACCGGGTTATCGAAGGGGACCTGAGCACACTCTGGAACGGCTGA
- a CDS encoding site-specific integrase: MRKADPVHNGELSHPVETALSAVRSTAQAFAEQAKAENTKRAYRADWRCFRSWCGEHGRDALPASPETVTLYIADKAAPSDGSEALKVSTLERRLAAISQAHRMSGLPSPASTREEPLHSVWAGLVRTLGRAKDKVAPALTADVVAMVEALPTLERPDGTWEPTVSARRDRALLLLGFAGALRRSELAALTVSDLAFGADGLRVRLRRSKADQEGAGAVLGIHYGERPLSCPVRAVREWIRFFAITEGPLFRAVDRHGNVGDTALAPGSVARIVKRAASRAGLDPTAYAGHSLRAGFATQAAKAGAHERSIMRHTRHKSERVLREYIREGQLFDENPTDDLGL; the protein is encoded by the coding sequence ATGCGCAAAGCTGATCCCGTTCACAACGGCGAACTGAGCCACCCGGTTGAGACCGCGCTCTCGGCCGTCAGGAGCACCGCCCAAGCCTTTGCAGAGCAAGCGAAGGCCGAGAATACCAAGCGGGCCTACCGCGCCGACTGGCGATGCTTCCGGTCGTGGTGCGGCGAGCACGGGCGGGACGCGCTGCCGGCGAGCCCGGAGACGGTCACGTTATATATAGCGGATAAAGCGGCCCCCTCCGACGGGAGCGAGGCGCTGAAGGTGTCGACGCTGGAGCGGCGGCTCGCCGCCATCAGCCAGGCGCACCGGATGAGCGGGCTCCCCTCCCCCGCCTCCACGCGCGAGGAGCCGCTGCACTCGGTGTGGGCCGGGCTCGTCCGCACGCTCGGGCGGGCGAAGGATAAGGTGGCTCCGGCGCTGACCGCCGACGTCGTGGCGATGGTCGAGGCGCTGCCAACGCTAGAGCGTCCGGACGGTACGTGGGAGCCGACGGTGAGCGCGCGGCGCGACCGCGCCCTACTGCTGCTCGGGTTCGCCGGGGCGCTGCGGCGGAGCGAGCTCGCCGCACTCACCGTAAGTGACCTCGCTTTCGGGGCCGACGGGCTCCGTGTGCGGCTCCGGCGTTCGAAGGCGGACCAGGAGGGGGCGGGGGCCGTGCTGGGTATCCACTACGGGGAGCGGCCTTTGTCGTGCCCGGTGCGTGCCGTGCGGGAGTGGATACGGTTTTTTGCAATAACGGAAGGTCCCCTCTTCCGTGCCGTCGACCGCCACGGCAACGTAGGCGACACGGCGCTCGCGCCGGGGTCCGTGGCGCGCATCGTGAAGCGGGCCGCGAGCCGCGCTGGGCTCGACCCTACGGCCTACGCAGGGCATTCGCTCCGCGCCGGGTTCGCTACGCAGGCGGCGAAGGCGGGCGCCCACGAGCGCTCGATCATGCGGCACACCCGGCACAAGAGCGAGCGCGTGCTCCGGGAGTACATCCGCGAGGGGCAGCTCTTCGACGAGAACCCCACCGATGACCTCGGGCTCTGA
- a CDS encoding transposase, whose amino-acid sequence MTATSDPPAAPSPPSPDFRDDGWAVHYVKYYFVFYTRRRRPFFADAAANARVEKLMRATAAGLACEITFLRAYPSVVVVHVEASPMLSPNVIATRLREDVAGPLKEEFESIRRTGAVFVRRYLVTTVPVAETGGEAFEGRVSSQ is encoded by the coding sequence ATGACAGCCACGTCCGATCCTCCTGCCGCACCGAGTCCGCCGTCGCCCGACTTCCGTGACGACGGGTGGGCCGTCCACTACGTGAAGTACTACTTCGTCTTCTATACGAGGCGTCGCCGGCCGTTCTTCGCCGATGCGGCGGCGAATGCTCGGGTGGAAAAACTGATGCGCGCGACCGCGGCGGGGCTGGCGTGCGAGATCACCTTTCTGAGGGCGTACCCCTCGGTGGTGGTCGTCCACGTGGAGGCATCGCCAATGCTCTCGCCGAACGTGATCGCGACGCGGTTGCGCGAGGACGTGGCGGGGCCGCTGAAAGAGGAGTTCGAGTCGATCCGCCGGACGGGGGCCGTGTTCGTGCGGCGGTACCTGGTGACGACGGTGCCCGTAGCAGAGACGGGCGGGGAGGCGTTTGAGGGGCGGGTCTCCTCGCAGTAG
- a CDS encoding replication protein RepA has translation MSRLSHVGDRSAAGREPARAADTRKANRTRRLERILSLGAREDGAVAMNPSLFVQAMLPHREVYLLDADGRPVEARTGSTLADGSPETVRLLATHYSATNGEFTLTVRAGMTKGPSVAHPQISRGVPYGGLARLLLCFVITEARKQGTPSIDLGRTLTAFCERVDITPSGGNNGRIRYVLDQLQRLATCVVTFEWETAGPGRRDLRGENVLVVDAYHFWHQASSTAQDIGGSNAIREPAEGGTITLADKFWSEVVTSCFPLDFRKAQFFRAHPTAYDLYLWLTYRLGSLQRQGRPSLAVSYDDLHAQLGSHYRTDEHGALTRAGKSEFGRSVRHALDTVRQAWPELDVATPRGRLVVRATGPDVEHRPPRHR, from the coding sequence ATGAGCCGCCTCTCCCACGTCGGCGACCGCTCCGCCGCCGGACGCGAACCCGCACGCGCCGCCGACACCCGTAAGGCGAACCGGACCCGCCGCCTCGAACGCATCCTCTCCCTCGGTGCACGCGAGGACGGCGCCGTCGCCATGAACCCGAGCCTCTTCGTCCAGGCGATGCTCCCCCACCGGGAGGTCTACCTCCTCGACGCCGACGGACGCCCCGTCGAGGCCCGCACGGGGAGCACCCTCGCCGACGGCTCGCCCGAGACGGTACGCCTCCTCGCCACGCACTACAGCGCCACCAACGGCGAGTTCACCCTCACCGTCCGCGCCGGGATGACGAAGGGGCCGTCGGTCGCGCACCCCCAGATCTCCCGCGGCGTCCCCTACGGCGGACTCGCCCGACTCCTCCTCTGCTTCGTCATCACCGAGGCTCGCAAGCAGGGCACCCCCTCCATCGACCTCGGCCGCACGCTCACGGCCTTCTGCGAGCGCGTAGACATCACCCCCTCCGGCGGCAACAACGGCCGCATCCGCTACGTCCTCGACCAGCTCCAGCGCCTCGCCACCTGCGTCGTCACGTTCGAGTGGGAAACCGCAGGGCCGGGCCGCCGCGACCTCCGCGGCGAGAACGTCCTCGTCGTGGACGCCTACCACTTCTGGCACCAGGCCTCCAGCACAGCGCAGGACATCGGGGGATCGAACGCGATCCGCGAACCCGCCGAGGGCGGCACGATCACGCTCGCGGATAAGTTCTGGAGCGAGGTCGTCACGTCGTGCTTCCCCCTCGACTTCCGCAAGGCGCAGTTCTTCCGCGCCCACCCCACCGCCTACGACCTCTACCTCTGGCTCACCTACCGCCTCGGGAGCCTCCAGCGGCAGGGCCGCCCCTCCCTCGCCGTCTCCTACGACGACCTCCACGCCCAGCTTGGCAGCCACTACCGGACCGACGAGCACGGCGCGCTCACCCGCGCCGGCAAGAGCGAGTTCGGCCGCAGCGTCCGCCACGCCCTCGACACCGTCCGCCAGGCGTGGCCCGAGCTCGACGTCGCGACCCCCCGTGGCCGCCTCGTCGTCCGCGCCACCGGCCCCGACGTCGAGCACCGCCCGCCCCGGCATCGATGA
- a CDS encoding potassium channel family protein, whose amino-acid sequence MLLLLAGIALLLLVLLDALWTTLAPHGAGPVTKGLARGLWSLALAVHRAAGGTHRLLAVVGPALLFLAFLWWVAGLWTGWVLVFESADGSVARAQTGEPADLASTVYFVGFTLFTMGNGDYVPTTDGWEIATAVAALSGLFVVTLAITYLVPVVSAVAAKRKLAAHLDDLGRSPVEIVLTAWDGSGFSSFEQHLGQIIPELEMHTQRHLAYPVVHYFHSTERRTAAGPAIVAFAEALGLLSHAVAPDVRPAPAVLVPAHRAVEGYLGTLRRGFVTAAADPLPHPSLQDLADAGIPVVDAGEFDQAQRADAQEGRLLHALVRDTGWDWSVVS is encoded by the coding sequence ATGCTGCTACTCCTCGCGGGCATCGCGCTCCTGCTCCTGGTCCTTCTCGACGCGCTCTGGACCACGCTCGCCCCGCACGGGGCGGGACCGGTCACGAAGGGGTTGGCGCGGGGGCTGTGGTCGCTGGCGCTCGCCGTTCACCGGGCCGCCGGCGGCACCCACCGTCTCCTCGCCGTCGTCGGCCCGGCGCTCCTCTTCCTCGCTTTCCTGTGGTGGGTGGCGGGGCTCTGGACGGGGTGGGTCCTCGTTTTCGAGTCCGCCGACGGCTCGGTAGCCCGCGCCCAGACCGGCGAGCCTGCCGACCTCGCCAGCACGGTCTACTTCGTAGGCTTCACCCTCTTCACGATGGGGAACGGGGACTACGTCCCGACGACGGACGGGTGGGAGATCGCGACGGCCGTAGCCGCCCTCAGCGGGCTCTTCGTCGTCACCCTCGCCATCACGTACCTCGTGCCCGTGGTGTCGGCCGTGGCGGCGAAGCGGAAGCTCGCCGCCCACCTCGATGACCTCGGTCGGTCGCCCGTAGAGATCGTCCTCACGGCGTGGGACGGCAGCGGCTTCTCGTCGTTCGAGCAGCACCTCGGCCAGATCATACCCGAGCTGGAGATGCACACGCAGCGGCACCTCGCCTACCCCGTCGTCCACTACTTCCACAGCACGGAACGACGGACGGCCGCGGGCCCCGCGATCGTAGCCTTCGCCGAGGCGCTCGGGTTGCTCTCCCACGCGGTCGCGCCCGACGTGCGTCCCGCGCCGGCCGTGCTCGTCCCCGCCCACCGCGCCGTAGAGGGCTACCTCGGCACGCTCCGCCGAGGGTTTGTCACCGCCGCCGCCGACCCTCTGCCCCACCCGAGCCTCCAGGACCTCGCGGACGCGGGGATCCCTGTCGTCGACGCAGGGGAGTTTGACCAGGCCCAGAGAGCGGACGCCCAAGAAGGTCGGTTGCTCCACGCGCTCGTCCGCGACACGGGATGGGATTGGAGCGTCGTCAGCTGA
- a CDS encoding cytochrome c, protein MCQTCHGAPGHERSVIGEGMAPKPPRLSEEAEEWEPEEVYWIIAHGIKMAGMPAFGPTHSDEELWEIVAFAERLPEMTEAEYAALTTPRSGTAADSSAARPRADDGHDHVH, encoded by the coding sequence ATGTGCCAGACCTGCCACGGGGCACCGGGCCACGAGCGGAGCGTGATCGGCGAGGGGATGGCACCCAAGCCTCCCCGGCTGAGCGAGGAGGCCGAGGAGTGGGAGCCGGAGGAGGTCTACTGGATCATCGCGCACGGGATCAAGATGGCGGGGATGCCCGCCTTCGGCCCGACGCACAGCGACGAGGAACTCTGGGAGATCGTCGCTTTCGCCGAGCGGCTCCCGGAGATGACGGAGGCGGAGTATGCGGCCCTGACAACCCCTCGGTCCGGGACGGCCGCGGACTCCTCCGCGGCCCGGCCCCGCGCTGACGACGGACACGACCACGTCCACTGA
- a CDS encoding DUF305 domain-containing protein, protein MSYKRFLAMIATSTVVMFVLMYSTAYKFTHVWWSETRFWMALYMGATMAVIMLAFMLKMYDDKRKNVAIFVGSAVVFALALFFARSQTTVQDLGWMKAMIPHHSIAILTSERAEISDPRARRLADEIIRAQRAEIAEMEALIADLEGSDYEGGEPIPPSVPPVEGGDEDVPGAPALFLGPSPLRGDVLVLDSVKVKSDAWVVVHPEAAEGGPDASTILGRSFVMHGVTERVPLALDAAMPPGATLHVMLHDTARPSSEPCRLGNPVVSVAPTRRQSPPLSKQGPSLSCGMPSPSSPRSPSSPRSPSSSPTPGSTMSPRTRAIARSNGGTSTLPPRPRSEPVQATSPCRTATLTRPG, encoded by the coding sequence ATGTCCTACAAGCGCTTCCTCGCCATGATCGCCACCTCGACGGTGGTGATGTTCGTCCTCATGTACTCTACGGCGTACAAGTTCACCCACGTGTGGTGGAGCGAGACGCGGTTCTGGATGGCGCTTTACATGGGCGCCACGATGGCCGTGATCATGCTCGCCTTCATGCTGAAGATGTACGACGACAAGCGGAAGAACGTCGCCATCTTCGTCGGCAGCGCCGTCGTCTTCGCCCTCGCGCTCTTCTTTGCCCGGAGCCAGACGACGGTGCAGGACCTGGGGTGGATGAAGGCGATGATCCCGCACCACTCGATTGCGATCCTGACGAGCGAGCGGGCCGAGATCTCCGACCCCCGCGCGCGCCGCCTCGCCGACGAGATCATCCGGGCGCAGCGGGCCGAGATCGCCGAGATGGAGGCGCTCATCGCCGACCTGGAGGGCTCGGACTACGAGGGCGGCGAGCCGATCCCGCCGTCTGTCCCTCCGGTCGAGGGCGGCGACGAGGACGTGCCCGGCGCTCCCGCTCTCTTTCTCGGGCCGAGCCCCCTGCGGGGCGACGTCCTCGTGCTCGACTCGGTGAAGGTGAAGTCGGACGCCTGGGTCGTCGTTCACCCCGAAGCCGCAGAGGGTGGCCCCGACGCCTCGACGATCCTCGGCCGCTCGTTCGTCATGCACGGGGTGACGGAGCGGGTGCCCCTCGCGCTCGACGCGGCCATGCCACCGGGGGCGACGCTCCACGTCATGCTCCACGACACGGCACGCCCGTCGTCCGAACCGTGTCGCCTCGGTAACCCCGTCGTCTCGGTAGCCCCGACCCGCCGACAGTCTCCGCCGCTCTCGAAGCAAGGCCCCTCCCTCTCATGCGGTATGCCCTCACCGTCCTCGCCACGCTCACCGTCCTCACCGCGCTCGCCCTCGTCTTCCCCTACACCGGGCTCTACGATGTCGCCGCGGACGAGGGCCATAGCGCGCTCGAACGGTGGTACCTCGACACTACCTCCGAGACCTCGATCCGAGCCCGTGCAGGCGACATCGCCGTGCCGGACGGCTACGCTGACTCGGCCCGGGTAG
- a CDS encoding four-helix bundle copper-binding protein: MVTQQILSAHPSPASHLDALVACIEDCFECEQACTACADACLAEEKLDMLRRCIRTDLDCADICATTGRVLSRQTEPTWGLIRDQVTSLRTACRTCAEECEKHKDKHEHCRICAEACRRCEQSCDRLLDALPKATA; this comes from the coding sequence ATGGTTACCCAGCAGATCCTCTCCGCCCATCCGTCCCCTGCCAGTCACCTCGACGCCCTCGTCGCCTGCATCGAGGACTGCTTCGAGTGCGAGCAGGCGTGCACGGCCTGCGCCGATGCGTGCCTCGCCGAGGAGAAGCTCGACATGCTCCGCCGCTGCATCCGCACGGACCTCGACTGCGCCGACATCTGCGCTACGACGGGCCGCGTCCTCTCCCGTCAGACCGAGCCGACGTGGGGGCTCATCCGCGACCAGGTCACCTCGCTCCGGACCGCCTGCCGGACCTGCGCCGAGGAGTGTGAGAAGCACAAGGACAAGCACGAGCACTGCCGGATCTGCGCCGAGGCCTGCCGCCGCTGCGAGCAGTCGTGCGACCGGCTCCTCGACGCGCTGCCGAAGGCTACTGCTTAG
- a CDS encoding ATP-binding protein, with the protein MLRRPLPISLRLTLWYSLTLFLLLSAFAAFCYTGFHVALHRDFDRHLTHEQRELLPFVAVDAAGPHFEGLDELTSVAYQSEGVYGTYVRLLTPEGEVRYRSPNFEAYPSLPVALPGQAEETSASIVWDGLPARTRTVPLRRGDDGPVLGWLELTGFEWSLHRELHRLAVTLALGVLLGVGFALGAGWWLARRTLRPISTMTEAAGQMGARDLSARLPADFGPRDELTDLAETFNGLLDRLERSVERERRFTANAAHELLTPLATLRSEAEVALRRDREAPDYRDALRRLLLDIERMTATVQGLLQLARADTLTKRAEDRLDLSALVEDRLFRARPIAEAKGLALHGDVAPGVVIAAQASPIAEVADNLLANAVKYTPEGGRVDVRLSHGDGAARFVVRDNGVGFSPEEAARLFDRFYRSDDAAVQSEPGSGLGLAIVRAIAEGYGGHVHAQSPGVGEGAEFEVVLPCLACRPRSGAASEP; encoded by the coding sequence ATGCTCCGCCGCCCCCTCCCGATCTCGCTCCGCCTCACGCTCTGGTACAGCCTGACGCTGTTCCTCCTCTTGAGCGCGTTCGCCGCGTTCTGCTACACCGGGTTCCACGTCGCCCTCCACCGCGACTTCGACCGCCACCTCACGCACGAGCAGCGCGAGCTCCTCCCCTTCGTCGCCGTCGACGCCGCGGGACCACACTTCGAGGGGCTCGACGAGCTGACGTCGGTGGCGTACCAATCGGAAGGCGTCTACGGCACGTACGTCCGTCTGCTCACGCCCGAAGGCGAGGTCCGCTACCGGAGCCCGAACTTCGAGGCGTACCCGTCGCTCCCCGTCGCGCTCCCGGGCCAGGCCGAAGAGACGTCGGCGAGCATCGTGTGGGATGGGCTCCCGGCGCGGACGCGCACGGTCCCGCTCCGGCGCGGCGACGACGGCCCCGTCCTCGGCTGGCTCGAGCTCACCGGCTTCGAGTGGTCGCTCCACCGGGAGCTCCACCGGCTCGCCGTGACCCTCGCCCTCGGCGTCCTCCTCGGCGTCGGCTTCGCCCTCGGGGCGGGGTGGTGGCTCGCGCGGCGGACGCTCCGGCCGATCTCGACGATGACGGAGGCCGCAGGACAGATGGGGGCCCGCGACCTCTCGGCCCGGCTCCCCGCCGACTTCGGCCCGCGCGACGAGCTGACCGACCTCGCCGAGACGTTCAACGGCCTCCTCGACCGGCTCGAACGCTCCGTCGAGCGCGAGCGGCGGTTCACGGCGAACGCGGCCCACGAGCTGCTCACGCCGCTCGCCACGCTCCGCAGCGAGGCCGAGGTCGCCCTCCGCCGCGACCGCGAGGCCCCCGACTACCGCGACGCCCTCCGCCGCCTCCTCCTCGACATCGAGCGCATGACGGCGACGGTGCAGGGCCTCCTCCAGCTCGCCCGCGCCGACACCCTCACGAAGCGGGCCGAGGACCGCCTCGACCTCTCCGCCCTCGTCGAGGATCGCCTGTTTCGGGCACGGCCCATCGCCGAAGCCAAAGGCCTCGCTCTCCACGGCGATGTCGCTCCCGGCGTCGTGATCGCGGCTCAGGCGTCCCCCATCGCTGAGGTCGCCGACAACCTCCTCGCGAATGCGGTGAAGTACACCCCGGAGGGCGGGCGTGTCGACGTACGCCTCTCCCACGGCGACGGGGCGGCCCGCTTCGTCGTGCGCGACAACGGCGTCGGGTTCTCACCGGAGGAGGCCGCCCGGCTCTTCGACCGGTTCTACCGCTCCGACGACGCGGCCGTCCAATCCGAGCCGGGCAGCGGGCTCGGCCTCGCCATCGTCCGTGCCATCGCCGAGGGGTACGGTGGTCACGTTCACGCCCAAAGCCCGGGGGTAGGGGAGGGGGCCGAGTTCGAGGTGGTCCTCCCGTGCCTCGCATGCCGTCCGCGGTCGGGTGCGGCAAGCGAACCTTAG
- a CDS encoding response regulator transcription factor has product MAWILLIEDEVRLGDSVKRGLEEEGFTVDLAREAAEGEAKALANGYDAFVVDWRLPHGDGKSIVEALRADGRSEPVLMLTALGDVGHRVAGLEAGADDYLPKPFAFEELVARLRALLRRPPLQQQEITLREGALVMDTVSRRVTLAGPDRQALLNLRPKGHALLELLLRSTGAVLSRTVIAERVWGDALYVTDNALDVTVSGLRQKLADAEREAGARAPEVETVRGVGYRLTSASAATSDEA; this is encoded by the coding sequence ATGGCCTGGATCCTCCTCATCGAAGACGAAGTCCGCCTCGGCGACAGCGTGAAGCGCGGGCTCGAAGAGGAGGGGTTCACCGTGGACCTCGCCCGCGAAGCGGCGGAGGGTGAGGCGAAGGCGCTCGCGAACGGCTACGACGCCTTCGTCGTGGACTGGCGGCTCCCCCACGGCGACGGGAAGTCCATCGTCGAGGCGCTACGGGCGGACGGGCGCTCCGAGCCCGTCCTCATGCTCACGGCGCTCGGCGACGTCGGACACCGCGTGGCCGGGCTCGAAGCCGGCGCCGACGACTACCTCCCCAAGCCGTTCGCCTTCGAGGAGCTCGTGGCGCGGCTCCGGGCCCTCCTCCGACGCCCTCCGCTCCAGCAACAGGAGATTACCCTGCGTGAGGGCGCCCTCGTGATGGACACCGTGAGCCGCCGCGTCACGCTCGCGGGGCCGGACCGCCAGGCTCTCCTCAACCTCCGCCCGAAGGGGCACGCCCTCCTCGAGCTCCTCCTCCGCAGCACCGGCGCTGTCCTCTCGCGGACCGTCATCGCCGAGCGGGTCTGGGGCGACGCGCTCTACGTCACCGACAACGCCCTCGACGTGACCGTCTCCGGCCTCCGCCAGAAGCTCGCCGACGCCGAGCGCGAGGCGGGTGCCCGCGCCCCGGAGGTCGAAACCGTGCGCGGCGTGGGGTACCGGCTCACGAGCGCGAGCGCCGCGACCTCGGACGAGGCCTGA
- a CDS encoding DUF3347 domain-containing protein, whose product MRSSLFLALTVLLAACASPGTVSVPDDHPASLSAAPSPHVVTVASLDPVRPPVLPAPLRPDGHPPAGSEAGMDHGATSHTPAATMEADEASMSHTARHHMSGRWGDDDDDAPEMTPAAGDLTATLDAYLAAQSALASDDLGAATSAARTLAEGLATLDASEAGAMRAHARALAGADDLASARVAFGKLSAPFVAFVEATGVPEDYDVARFSCGMFRDVPEGGVWLQRGDEVRNPYYGSAMLTCGSHDHAMPEMEHGAMPHLGGGSTDHSEMNHDHRP is encoded by the coding sequence ATGCGCTCCTCCCTCTTCCTCGCCCTCACCGTTCTCCTCGCGGCGTGCGCCTCCCCCGGCACCGTCTCCGTCCCCGACGACCACCCCGCCTCGCTCTCCGCGGCGCCGTCTCCGCACGTCGTAACGGTCGCATCGCTCGATCCCGTTCGCCCTCCCGTTCTTCCGGCCCCGCTCCGCCCAGACGGCCATCCCCCGGCGGGCAGCGAGGCGGGGATGGACCACGGCGCGACCTCGCACACCCCGGCCGCGACGATGGAAGCGGACGAGGCCTCGATGAGCCACACGGCCCGCCACCACATGTCCGGACGCTGGGGCGACGACGACGATGACGCCCCGGAGATGACGCCTGCCGCCGGGGACCTCACCGCCACGCTCGACGCCTACCTCGCGGCCCAATCCGCGCTCGCCTCCGATGACCTCGGCGCTGCCACCTCCGCTGCTCGCACCCTCGCCGAGGGGCTCGCCACGCTCGATGCTAGCGAGGCAGGGGCGATGCGGGCCCACGCCCGAGCACTCGCCGGGGCCGACGACCTGGCGTCCGCTCGCGTTGCCTTCGGGAAGCTCAGCGCGCCGTTCGTCGCCTTCGTCGAGGCGACAGGCGTGCCCGAGGACTACGACGTCGCTCGGTTCTCGTGCGGGATGTTCCGCGACGTGCCGGAGGGAGGCGTGTGGCTCCAGCGTGGGGACGAGGTGCGCAACCCGTACTACGGGAGCGCGATGCTGACGTGTGGCTCCCACGATCACGCGATGCCGGAGATGGAGCACGGGGCGATGCCGCACTTGGGCGGCGGCTCGACGGACCACAGCGAGATGAACCACGACCACCGCCCCTGA
- a CDS encoding TolC family protein, with the protein MPLPRTAFALLTTVVIAGCATVRPQEAFDDVEAIVAERSPYRVAWTTDSDEDGAADTAVADLLADSLTADEAVQIALLNNRRLQATYEDLGVAQANLVQAGLLSNPVFGARALWPLEESGPPDLGFNVAVEFLEVFYLPLRKRIARSELEAAQLRVASAVLDLAARTRSAYVRAQADAARLAMQRRVVANAEAGYEASRLLREAGNVPATDLLAEQALYEQARLDLLVAEGAAVESREALVRLMGLFGEAADLRLASTLPPVPETEPELVRVVEGAGESPNPEAFDTAALERAALEASLDLAAARQDLVTFGHRIGLATPEALLPELEVGGEIEREEGEWEAGPEVEIVLLLFDQGQARRAALRAELRRRQALYYAVGVEVRSAARTLAQRLATTRRTALQYERVLLPLRAELVAQTLLRYNAMQTGVFGLLQAQQLEIDAARRYFDALAAYWEARADLDLLLQGRMPALDGTGLALPSGGGPAMRDAGH; encoded by the coding sequence ATGCCCCTCCCCCGCACCGCCTTCGCCCTTCTCACCACCGTCGTCATCGCCGGGTGCGCGACGGTCCGCCCGCAGGAGGCGTTCGACGACGTCGAGGCGATCGTCGCTGAGCGGTCGCCGTACCGCGTAGCCTGGACGACGGACTCCGACGAGGACGGTGCCGCGGACACCGCCGTGGCGGACCTCCTTGCCGACTCGCTCACGGCCGACGAGGCCGTCCAGATCGCCCTCCTCAACAACCGACGTCTGCAGGCGACCTACGAGGATCTCGGCGTGGCGCAGGCGAACCTCGTCCAGGCCGGCCTCCTTTCGAACCCCGTCTTCGGCGCCCGCGCGCTCTGGCCGCTCGAAGAGAGCGGTCCGCCCGACCTCGGCTTCAACGTCGCCGTCGAGTTCCTCGAGGTGTTCTACCTCCCGCTCCGCAAGCGGATCGCCCGGAGCGAGCTGGAGGCCGCCCAACTCCGCGTGGCCTCGGCCGTGCTCGACCTCGCGGCCCGGACGCGCTCGGCCTACGTCCGCGCCCAGGCCGACGCCGCCCGCCTCGCCATGCAGCGTCGCGTGGTCGCGAACGCCGAGGCTGGGTACGAGGCCTCCCGCCTCCTCCGCGAAGCGGGCAACGTCCCGGCGACCGACCTCCTCGCCGAACAGGCGCTCTACGAGCAGGCCCGCCTCGACCTCCTCGTAGCCGAGGGCGCGGCCGTCGAGAGCCGCGAGGCCCTCGTCCGGCTGATGGGGCTCTTCGGCGAGGCCGCCGACCTCCGCCTCGCAAGCACACTCCCGCCCGTTCCCGAGACCGAGCCGGAGCTCGTCCGCGTCGTCGAAGGCGCTGGCGAGTCCCCGAACCCTGAGGCGTTCGACACCGCAGCGCTCGAACGAGCCGCCCTGGAGGCGAGCCTCGACCTCGCGGCGGCCCGGCAGGACCTCGTCACGTTCGGCCACCGGATCGGCCTCGCCACGCCCGAGGCGCTGCTCCCCGAGCTCGAGGTGGGCGGCGAGATCGAGCGCGAGGAGGGCGAGTGGGAGGCCGGTCCCGAAGTCGAGATCGTGCTCCTACTCTTCGACCAGGGGCAGGCCCGCCGGGCCGCCCTCCGCGCCGAGCTCCGCCGTCGGCAGGCGCTCTACTACGCCGTCGGCGTCGAGGTCCGCTCGGCAGCGCGGACCCTCGCCCAGCGCCTCGCCACGACGCGGCGCACGGCGCTCCAGTACGAGCGCGTGCTCCTCCCGCTGCGGGCCGAGCTCGTCGCGCAGACGCTCCTCCGCTACAATGCGATGCAGACCGGCGTCTTCGGCCTCCTCCAGGCGCAACAGCTGGAGATTGACGCGGCCCGCCGCTACTTCGACGCCCTCGCCGCCTACTGGGAGGCCCGCGCCGACCTCGACCTCCTCCTCCAGGGCCGGATGCCCGCGCTCGACGGGACCGGCCTCGCTCTCCCGTCCGGCGGAGGCCCCGCCATGCGCGACGCGGGCCACTGA